The Eleutherodactylus coqui strain aEleCoq1 chromosome 6, aEleCoq1.hap1, whole genome shotgun sequence genome window below encodes:
- the ERH gene encoding enhancer of rudimentary homolog, with amino-acid sequence MSHTILLVQPTKRPEGRTYADYESVNECMEGVCKMYEEHLKRMNPNSPSITYDISQLFDFIDDLADLSCLVYRADTQTYQPYNKDWIKEKIYVLLRRQAQQAGK; translated from the exons atg TCTCACACAATCTTGCTGGTCCAGCCTACAAAGAGGCCTGAAGGAAGAACATACGCAGATTATGAATCTGTCAATGAATGCATGGAAG GAGTGTGTAAGATGTATGAGGAGCATTTAAAGAGAATGAATCCCAATAGCCCATCCATCACGTATGATATCAGTCAGCTCTTTGACTTCATTGATGATCTAGCAGACCTCAGCTGCCTAGT GTATCGGGCAGACACTCAGACATATCAGCCCTATAACAAAGACTGGATCAAAGAGAAGATTTATGTCCTCCTCCGTCGACAGGCTCAACAAGCAGGAAAATAA